Proteins encoded together in one Impatiens glandulifera chromosome 1, dImpGla2.1, whole genome shotgun sequence window:
- the LOC124919756 gene encoding autophagy-related protein 9-like: MFNWAKGHNALNIFKAKRHDGDSSLETGLLNDIPYEIELSDYRGAPSPGSESPSGLLDGECLNGEPIADLDLFFERLYTYYCEKGLWCIIIKWVVELLSLAFTICFSGFFLLFVDWDGLRNAKCGMVAVESGMKPCDLAKEALHQHPLTPFTLSKAVIVGYLGIFSIYLIFCFLRFFAQLNETLKIRQFYYKSLSVTDNEIQTMPWASILEKVVQLQSSQQLCVVKDLSAHDVVMRLMRKENYLIGMLNKGVLAFPISQWVPGAGPTAKYGSTAKYRLILTKTLEWTLNWCILQSMFDRNFCVRTDFVSSPKTLKRRLIIVGFVMLLLSPFLVIFMLVYLFLRHAEQFYNHPSTASSRRWSNLAKWIFREFNEVDHLFKHRVNNSVPHASDYIRQFPSPIVSIIAKFISFVSGGFAAILIIIAFVEESLLEGHIFGRNLLWYAAVFGTITAISRAAVTDELLVLDAQTAMSLVVQHSHYMPKRWRGKENTEFARMEFETLFQYTGMMLLEEMASIFLTPYLLMFVVPQRADDILQFITDFTVHVEGVGHVCSFSAFDFRNHGNSNYGSPYNTSQIQRSSQGKMEKSFLSFHSSYPSWEPDVHGKQFLLNLTKFREQNLQEPGIIRTTPQRAQHFRSSEDIDNNYMSMDFPQQINARAPNHFGSMWMFDNSQRNCPYILDCYYYAFYQLQNQVSDNSRNIDLLEQSNVTQVEDSRNFWMPMVNKEIINEESWGDLFHNDDNNNRSRSHLEASTSAPLFQESILRHHDDASFPPGSKSHWWARSNRHGNENPATSFLDPPVFNGEEEASNYQRSFLEPRFFNRNHEDEDEDDKEDEDLNWRRSFHGLSKTFFMDELEGGEFSLPFDDIYSRPTPENSGILEHHNSGILEQHNSGILEQHDPGILEQHDCSNSM; the protein is encoded by the exons atgtTCAATTGGGCAAAGGGACATAATGCTCTTAACATCTTCAAAGCAAAGAGACATGATGGCGATTCTTCTCTAGAAACTGGATTACTTAATGACATTCCATACGAAATTGAACTGTCAGACTATCGAGGAGCACCAAGTCCTGGAAGTGAAAGCCCTTCAGGACTTCTTGATGGGGAATGCTTAAACGGGGAGCCAATTGCCGATTTGGATCTGTTCTTTGAGAGGTTATACACCTATTATTGTGAGAAAGGATTGTGGTGTATTATCATAAAGTGGGTAGTTGAGCTTTTAAGCCTCGCCTTCACAATATGTTTCTCGGGATTTTTCTTATTGTTTGTTGACTGGGATGGTCTACGCAATGCAAAATGTGGAATGGTTGCTGTAGAATCTGGAATGAAGCCTTGTGATTTGGCTAAAGAGGCACTTCATCAGCATCCGCTAACTCCTTTTACGCTTTCGAAAGCTGTTATTGTTGGGTATTTGggaatattttctatttatttgatCTTCTGCTTTCTAAGGTTCTTTGCTCAGCTGAACGAAACACTAAAGATCCGCCAATTCTACTATAAAAG CCTTTCTGTAACAGATAATGAGATACAAACCATGCCATGGGCCTCAATTCTTGAGAAGGTTGTTCAGTTACAAAGCTCGCAGCAGTTATGCGTGGTGAAGGATCTTTCTGCTCACGATGTGGTAATGCGATTGATGCGGAAAGAAAATTACTTGATTGGTATGCTTAACAAAGGTGTTCTTGCATTCCCAATATCTCAATGGGTCCCAGGTGCTGGTCCAACTGCCAAGTATGGTTCAACTGCCAAGTATCGTCTAATATTAACAAAGACACTTGAATGGACTTTAAATTGGTGTATACTGCAGAGCATGTTTGACAG AAACTTCTGTGTTCGTACAGACTTTGTCTCAAGTCCAAAAACATTGAAGAGAAGGCTCATAATAGTTGGGTTTGTAATGCTTCTCTTATCTCCGTTTCTGGTCATCTTCATGCTGGTATACCTCTTCTTGAGGCATGCCGAACAATTTTATAATCATCCAAGCACAGCTTCTTCTCGAAGGTGGTCAAATCTTGCTAAGTGGATATTTAGGGAGTTCAATGAG GTTGATCACTTATTCAAGCACAGGGTCAACAACAGTGTTCCTCATGCTTCTGATTATATAAGGCAGTTCCCTTCTCCTATAGTATCCATCATTGCAAAATTCATCTCGTTTGTTTCTGGTGGATTTGCCGCAATTCTTATTATAATTGCATTTGTGGAAGAGTCGCTGTTGGAAGGCCAT ATATTTGGCCGAAACTTGCTCTGGTATGCTGCTGTTTTCGGGACTATAACAGCGATAAGCAGAGCAGCTGTGACCGATGAACTTCTTGTTCTTGATGCCCAAACAGCCATGTCTCTGGTCGTTCAGCATAGTCATTACATGCCAAAGAGGTGGCGTGGAAAAGAAAATACAGAATTTGCTCGGATGGAGTTTGAAACGTTATTTCAG TACACTGGAATGATGTTACTGGAGGAGATGGCTTCAATTTTCCTCACTCCATACCTGCTTATGTTTGTTGTCCCGCAG CGGGCTGATGACATTCTACAGTTTATCACTGATTTCACTGTGCATGTTGAAGGTGTTGGTCACGTTTGCAG CTTTAGTGCTTTTGATTTTCGAAATCATGGAAATAGCAATTATGGCTCGCCGTATAATACATCACAAATCCAGAGGAGCTCGCAGGGAAAAATGGAGAAGTCGTTTTTGAG CTTTCATAGTAGCTATCCATCATGGGAACCAGATGTTCATGGGAAGCAATTTCTTCTCAATCTAACCAAATTCCGAGAGCAAAACTTGCAAGAACCAGGAATCATCAGAACGACACCTCAAAGAGCCCAGCATTTCAGAAGCTCCGAAGATATCGATAATAATTACATGTCAATGGATTTTCCGCAACAGATCAATGCAAGAGCCCCAAACCATTTTGGTTCAATGTGGATGTTTGACAACAGTCAAAGAAATTGCCCGTATATTCTTGACTGTTATTACTACGCCTTCTATCAGCTTCAAAACCAAGTGTCTGATAATTCCAGAAACATTGATCTTTTGGAACAGTCTAATGTTACCCAGGTGGAAGATTCTAGAAACTTCTGGATGCCGATGGTGAACAAAGAGATAATAAATGAAGAAAGTTGGGGCGATCTCTTCCACaatgatgataataataataggtcTAGGAGTCATCTAGAAGCTTCCACATCTGCTCCTCTCTTCCAAGAGAGCATTCTTAGGCATCACGATGACGCATCGTTTCCCCCTGGTTCCAAGAGCCACTGGTGGGCAAGATCCAACCGACATGGTAATGAAAACCCGGCCACAAGTTTTCTCGACCCGCCTGTTTTCAATGGAGAAGAAGAGGCGAGTAATTATCAAAGAAGCTTTCTAGAACCTCGGTTCTTCAACCGCAAccatgaagatgaagatgaggaCGACAAAGAAGATGAAGACTTGAATTGGAGAAGAAGCTTCCATGGGTTGTCGAAGACATTTTTCATGGACGAACTTGAGGGAGGAGAATTCAGTCTCCCGTTTGATGATATATACAGTAGACCTACTCCTGAGAACTCTGGAATATTGGAACACCATAACTCTGGAATATTGGAGCAACATAACTCTGGTATATTGGAGCAACATGACCCTGGAATATTGGAGCAACATGACTGCAGTAACTCGATGTGA